ACTTTAGCAAAATTTATTGGAATAATGACAATTATTAATTTAATACTTTTTAGCACTAGTTATATATACGCAAATGGTGAAACAATATATTCAAAAATTTATTCTTCATTATCTGGAATAGTCATTTTATTTAATATTATTCAACTTTTCTTTGCAGCAAACAATATTTCAAAAATAAAGAAATTATTTATTCAAAAAGAATTAGAAAACCAAGCAAAAATTTTCTTTGATGCAATGAATAAAGCTCAAAATAATAGTCCTTTTGGACCGGATTTAAATTCATTTTTTAATAATGCGCAAACAAAACAACAAAGCGTTAATGAAGAAGAAGCAACTGTTGTTAATGATTCAACGCCAAAAACTGAGTCTGAAAAACAAATGATTATTAAAAAAATTTTAGAATTGCCAAATGAGCAACTACATAAAATTGCTGAAAAATTAAACATTTTTGGCTATGAAGAAATGTCAAAAGAACAATTAGCGGAAATAATTTATAATCATACAAAAAAATAAAAATGCAAAAGTAGAATGTACTATCATTCTACTTTTTTGTTTTTTATAAAAAATACAAAATTTATTTTTCATTTTCAGCCGTCAAGAAAATTAAAAAAGCACTCATAATTATTAAGTTTCTTGTATAATTTTTTAAAATAATAAATTATGTATTGGAGTTAGAAAGATGAAAAGAAAGTTTATGTTTTTTTCAATATTAGCATCTTTTTCCACTGTATTTTTGTCAATCCAATGTGCTAATAATAACCAAAAAAATAGAAATGTTTTACACACACCGAGAGAGAGAGAGAGAGAGAGACTGGGAAGAGCCATTCTGTGTCACCGGATAAGAAAAATGATAACTCCCAATTAAAAAATTCTCACTCTTCTAATTCTACTGATAGTAATACTACTCCCAAATTGAAATCTCCAATTGTCGAGGAAAGAGGTTTAGGTAGCTCAAAAAAGCCTCAATCACCAAGCAAAGACATTCATAAGCAACAAGATAATAGAGTTCCAGATGAAACAAAGAATCCTAATGATCTAAATACTACACCTTCAATAGAAAATAGTAAAAAAACAATTGAAATAAATCAAGAATTTTGAAATAAACATCCAGCTTTATTAACTCAAAAAAAACGTGCAAAATATTCACTGTTTCTTGATGGTGTAAAGTTTGATGCTAATGCATTTAAAAATATAGAGAATAGTGGTTGAAGATATACAAAAGAACGACAACCGGATGATTGATGATATGACATTAATAAGGACTTTGACAGAGATGATAATGCACTTTGCGCAGGAATTACATCTGCTAACTGACTTCATTATTGACTTCGTCAAAATAAAAAGTATGTTGATGATTATTTAAAAGATAGTTCTAAAGGATTTTATGATGTAGTTGAAAATGGGACAACAAAAAAGCAATTTGATCTCCGCGAATTAATGAAATATTATGAAGATAATTCTGCTAATAAAAGTTATAAAGTTTGAAAATCTAATATGTTTGAATTTTTTAAATTTAGATACAAATCAACATTTGTAAATCCTAATATGCTAGTAGACCACTATTTAAATGGTTATTCATATAATGCTGCAAAAGATAAATTCGGAGGAAGTAATACTGAATCTAAATATAAAATACCTGAATTACATAAGTCATTTTTTGGAGATGTATTTGGGAAACACATATTAACTAAAAAAACAAATGTATCGCATACATGACAAAAAGAGACTTTTTCTAAGACACTTATTGATGCTTTAGTAAAGAATAAACCTTTAGGCATTTCGCATAATAATAAGTTCAGCAAGAGAACAACAGGACACATAATTAACGTATGAGGTGCCGATTTTGATGAAAATTACAATGTTGTAGGTCTTTATATAACTAATTCAGATGACCCTAAAAGTACATATAAATTAAAAGATGATACTAAAGAAAGGCTATCAAACGTTGTGTATTACAATGTTTGATATAACAATGATAAAAAGGTAATAAGTGTTGGACAAAGTGACGAAGAAAATTCTGGTGCTGATCTTTGAGATCTCTATTCAGTGGATCTAGGTCAGGAATACTTTGAAGCCTATTTTAAAAGCCTTAAAGATAACTAATATAATAAGTATAATATTAGTATTCTACACTCAAAAAATAAAAATTTTGAGTGTATTTTCAATAATGCGAAAAAAATTATTCATTTTAGTGAATTACTTTGTATTTAAATTAAGAATCCTATAATTTATTTTTCAAATTATTAAACAAAAATGTAAAATATAAGAGTATAAAAATAGCAAGGGATATCATTAAATGGACAAAAAGAATACAGTTTTATTTGGAATGGCTAATTCACTTAGTTTAGCTAATGAAGTTTCAAAAATTTTAAATATAAAGCTTTCAAAAATAGAAAGAACAGTGTATGCAGATGGTGAGGTTATGCTTGTTTCTGAACCTACAGTTCGTGATAAAGAAACATTTATCATAGCTAGCACATCAAGACCAGTAAATGAAAACATAATGGAACTTCTATTATTTATTGACTCATTAAAAAGAGCTAGTGCAAAGTCAATAAATGTTATTTTAAGTTACTATGGATATGCTCGTCAAGATCGTAAAGCTAGCGGTCGACAACCAATTGGCGCAAAACTAGTAGCAGATTTATTAGAAAAAGCAGGAGCTACAAAGATAACTTGTGTTGACTTACATAATCCTTCAATTCAAGGTTTTTTCAATGTTCCTGTTGATGATTTAAAAGGTCAATATCCAATCGCAAAAGCGCTTAAAGAAACAGGAGAAAAATTTACCGTTGTTTCGCCTGATCACGGTGGAACTGTAAGAGCCAGAAAATTGGCTGAATTGATTGCTGATACAGTGCAAATTTGTATTATTGACAAAAGAAGAATTGGTGTTAATCAAACTGAAGTTATGGGAATTTTAGGTAATATCGAAAATCAAAATGCTGTTATTATTGATGATATTATCGATACTGGTGGAACTATTTTGAAAGCAGTTGAAACTTTAAAAGCAAATGGAGCTAAAAAGGTTATTGTTGCCGCAACACACGGAATTTTTACCAAAGGTTTTGAAATTTTTGAAAATCATCCTGATGTAGATAGAGTTATTGTTACAAATAGTATTGATAATACTGAAAATGTTAAGAAATTTAAGAAGCTTCAAATTGTAAGTTTAGGCGATTTTTTAGCAAAAGTTATTAATGCATCATTGAAAAAAACTAGCATTTCTCAAATTTATATTGATTACAAAAAGGAAATTTAGTAACCAAATTTAAAAATACCACATTGTGGTATTTTTAAATCAATTTATGTATTATGTTATATCTTTTAGAACACCCAAATTATGAAACGGAACTAAATTTTCACCAAATAAACTATTTGAAAGATTGGGATAATCAATAAATGGATTTCGATTCCCTTGATATTGAAAAATAACATTATTTCTATGGATATCTCAAGCATCAACTTTATCTTGAATGTTTCAATTTAAATATGTATTAAGAAATTCCTTTTTTATATAAGGGAATGCATTAGTATAAATACTGTTTTTATAATTAATTTTATCTTTAGCATAAGTTATTAAAAAATATAAATATGCTCTAGCTATATCTCCTTTAAATTCATCAATTGGCTCAAAAACCACTTGATTATTTTGATCCTTACCCAGCTTTGAAAGATTTTTTGTAGTATTAGTTGGATTGACAACATTCCCGTGAGGTCAATTGCTTCTAATATTATTAACTTTTATATCAGTAGGTCAGACAAAATGAGCATCATGTCTAATTGGTTCAGCCTTATTAAATCACGATTGAGGAATTATGTGTTCTCTATTGGTGCCATCACCTTCGTTTGTCCCAGAGCCTTTAATATATGTTTTATATTCATATGGATCTTTTCCATACGGATTTTCTGAGTAAATATCTAAGAGAGTTCCGTCTTTTTCATAATACTTATCTTTAAAAGCATCATACTTATTATAAAATTCAGGTAGTTTGTTATATGAAAGTGTTTTTAATTTTTTATTGTTTTTGGTTTGTAAATTAATAATAGCTTCAAATAACTTTTGTCCTTTTTTTCCTTCTAATTCAGCATAGTAGTTATTTGAACTATCATATTGATAATTAATTGGTGCTTTTTTAATGATTTTAGAAACGTCAGATTGTTTATTATTTTTTAGTTTATTTTGTTTATTAATAATGTTATCATTATTTTTTGGAATAGTTAATTTTTGTTGAAATTCCTTATTTATATTTTTGACCCTATATTTAATTATCAAGGTTCTTGTGTTCTCGTTATATTCATATTTCAAATATATTTTTTTGTTTTTTTGTTCAATAAATTCAATTTCATCGATAGGTTTTAAATCATCTTTTAACTTAAATAAATAATTCTTATTTTGAGAATCTTTATTTAATTCACCACTTCCTTTAAAAGAGAAGAAGTCTTGGTATTTTTGTAATAATTTAGAGTTTTTATTTTTAGAAGAAATATTATTATAAATTAAATCAAAATGTGATCCGAAATTATCTTCATTAATAAGTTCGAATGCATTTTCTCATTTATTATAAATTAATGCATCTTTTTGATTATTTGTGTCTTTTATTGTACAAGCGAAAGTAATAATTGGTAATAGAATACTAGAACAAGCAATTCCAAGTGCGAAAAATGATCTTTTCAAATTTATTTTCATATTAATATTATAACAAATTGAATTTTATTAATTTTGATAAAAAAACGCAAGAACTATCTTGCGAATTTTTCTAAATAATCATCATAATCGTCAAAGTCAATGTTTTTATCAATTCATTCTTTTCTTTTTGAAGAATCATTACTCATAAGAGTGCTTACTCTTCTTTCAGCTAATGAGGCATCATCAACTGTTGTTCTTATTAAGGTTCTAGTTTCTGGATTCATTGTTGTTTCTCAAAGTTGGTCTGCATTCATTTCACCAAGACCTTTATAACGTTGAATTTCTAAAGATTGTCTTTGATTTTGTAAAATTTCTCTTAATTCTTCATCATCTCAAACATATTGTACTGTTTTTTTAGATTTATTAGTTAATTTATACAAAGGAGGAATTGCGATATAAACTCTTCCATTTTCAATTAGAGGTTTCATATATCGATAGAAAAATGTTAATAATAAGCATTGAATATGTGCTCCATCAGTATCAGCATCAGTCATAATGACAATTTTTCCATATTGAGATTTATTTATATCAAAATCTTTGCCAATTCCTGCTCCTATTGCATTAACAATAGTTGAAATTTCTTCATTTTTTAACAATTCAGTTAGACTAGTTTTTTCTGAATTTATTACTTTACCTCTAAGAGGTAGAATTGCTTGAAAATTTCTATCTCTCCCACTCTTAGCTGATCCACCAGCTGAATCACCTTCGACTAAGAAAAGTTCTCTTTCAGCAGCTTTTTTAGATGTTGCCGGAGTTAATTTATCGCTAATAATTTTTTTCTCAGTTAAAGTTTTTTTAGATGTTCGTGCTTCATCTCTTTTCTTTTTAGTTTCAATTCTAACATCATATGCTTTTTTAATTTTAGTTAAAACGACTTTTGCAATCTTTTTATTATCTTGGATTCATTTTTCAAGGTACAATGAGATAATTTCTTCAACAACTATTTTTGCTTCAGGTGTTCCTAATTTATCTTTTGTTTGACTAACAAATTCTAAAAGGTTTTCAGGAATTTTTACAGATAAAATACATGTAAGCCCTTCTAAAATATCACTAATATCAAATGAATTATTTCCTTTTAAAACCCCTTCTCGATGCGCATAAAGATTAAAAATTTTATTAAAAGCATTTTTAGCACCTAGAACATGAGTGCCGCCATCTTTAGTTTTTACATTATTAACAAAACTTAAAATTAATTCTTCATTATAAGTATCACATCATTGAAATGAAAAACTTACTTCAATATTCCTTTTAGTATCGTTATATGAAATAGGATTTGACACATTAGTCTTAGAATTGTTTAAAAAGTCTAAAAAAGTTTCTAATCCATTTTTATATTGGAATTTTTTTTCTTGATTTGTTTCTTCATCAATTAAAATTATTAATAAATCTGAAATTAAAAAAGAGCTTTCCTGTAATCTTTCTGAAATCCTTTCAAAACTTAATTTAGCTTTTTTGAAAAGTTTATAATCTGGTCAAAACTCAACTGTTGTACCAGTTGATTTTGAAGTACCAATTTCATGAGTTCTAGTAATTATTTTATCTTGTTCAAATTCAGTTTGATATAGTTTTCCATTCCTTGCAATGGTTGCTATTAATTTAGTCGAAAACGCATTTGTAACGCTCGAACCAACACCGTGTAGTCCCCCGGATGATTTATAAGTGTTTGAATCAAATTTACCACCAGCATGAAGTTGAGTGAAAACAATTTCAACAGCTGTTTTATTTTCATTTTTTGCTTTTTCAACAGGTATTCCTCTACCATTATCTGAGACAAGTACTGAACCATCTTTTCTTAATTTTACAATAATTTTATTTGCATATCCGGCTAAAGCTTCATCAATTGAATTATCAACTATTTCTCAGAGTAAATGATGCAATCCATAAACATCAGTTGAACCGATGTACATTCCTGGACGTTTTCTAACAGCCTCTAATCCTTTTAATTGTTTAATACTATCTGCGGTATATTTATTTTCCATAAATATTATTATATTCTAAATTTTGAGAGTTGGTTCATTTTATTAAAAAAGCTTTTTATATTTTGATTTAATAAACAAGTTTTTTATTTTTTTAGATAGAACAAGTTTTCATATAATTTAATTGATTTTATTATTTAAAAAAATAAAAACTTTGCTAAAATTTAAACATATAAAAATGACATTAATTTTTAAAAAACTAGGAGTATTTTTAAATGAAAATTACTGATAAAAGAACAAAACTTGTCGCAACTATCGGACCTTCAAGTGATAATTATGAAGTATTACGTCAACTTGTTGAAAACGGTGTTACAACAATTCGTGCTAACTTTAGTCACGGTTCGCATGAAGAACAAGAAAACAAATTTAACTTAGCAAAAAGGGTAAGTAAAGATCTTAACATTCCTATTTCACTTATGTTAGATACAAAAGGACCAGAAATCCGTATTGGAAAGATGAAAGATGGAAAACAAAAAGTAGAAGCTAATACTATAATATTAATTCATACAACCCCTGAAAAATTCCAAACATTAGAAGGAACATCAACAGAAATTTCAGTTGCTTATGATATGGCTAAAGATCTTGAAGTTGGAAATCAAGTTCTTATTGATGATGGTAAATTATCAACAGTTGTTATTGAAGTTGGTAAAGGATATGTAAAAGTTAAAGCTGAAAACACACATGTACTAAAAACAAATAAACGTGTTAATTTACCTGGTGTTGACTTTACATTGCCTTTCTTAGCGCAAAAAGACATTGATGATGTTTTATTCGGGATTAAACAAGGAATAAACTATGTAGCCGCTTCATTTGTTAATACAGCTAAAAATGTTAAAGAATTGAGAAAATTATTAAATGATAACGGTGGAAGTCATATTCAAATTATTTCTAAAATCGAATCTCATTTAGGATGTATGAATATTGATGAAATAATTGAAGCTTCGGATGGAATTATGGTTGCTCGTGGTGATTTAGGTCTTGAAATTCCTTATTATGATGTTCCTTATTACCAAAAACAAATGATCCGTAAGTGCCGTGAAGCAGGTAAGCTTGTTATTGTGGCGACTCAAATGTTGGATTCAATGGAAAATTCACCACATCCAACTCGTGCAGAAGTAACTGACGTTTATTATGCAGTAGAATTGGGAGCTGATTCAACAATGTTATCAGGAGAGAGTGCTAATGGTTTATTCCCTGTTGAAGCTGTAAAAACAATGACAGCAATATCAAAACGTGCTGAAAAAGACTTCTACTCAAGAAATTATTATGAAAGACAACTTGAGAAAGTTTGATCAAAAGAACAACAAGATGATAAACGTTCAAAAATTGCTTATGAGGTTGCTCGTAAAGCAAAAGAAGGTGAATACAAATACATAGTTGTATTATCTAGAACAGGTGAATTATTAAAACGTGTTGCTAAATTCCGTCCTAATTCTATTGTTATTGGTATTTTAGAAAACGAAAAACTTTTAGGTGGTTTTGGTGCATATTCAAGTGTTTTTGTTTCTGTTGATTCAAAAAAATTGTTTAGTTTAATTGCTAGTGATGCAAAAAATGCAGTCGAAGCTTTAAAACCATATGGAATTCAAGAAGGTGACAAGTTCTTTGTAGTTGAAAATGAGAAATTTTCAGAACAAACAGTTAAATAATTTTAAAAACTAGCTATGTGCTAGTTTTTAAAAACCATTTACAAATTTATGCAAAAATCACCCATTTAGGTAATTTTTAATAATTAATTTGTTTTTGATGGAGCGCTACTTGCAGGTTTTAATTTTCCAAGTTTTGTTATCACTTCATCAACATTATTTGCATCAATTTTATTGATTTTATCTTTTATTTTATCATCTTTATTTTTTGTACCAGATGTCACAACTTCTTGAACTTTAGATACTATTTGTTTAATTTTATTAATTAATATATCTATATCAGCAAGGTTAGTTGTTGTGGTAACAAAGCTTTTTAATTTTTCAATTAACATATCAGGTTTTTCTGTATCTGAGGCAGTATTTGTATATTTAATTTTATCAATATTTTTGTTTGCTGCTTTTTTAGCGATCTCAATTGTAAAATTAACAATATTATTAATTTTTTGTTCTAATTGAGTGATATCAATATTATGATTTTTCTTTTTATCATCAGCAAGAGCTTCAAACATTGTCGAATGTTTATTCTTTTCAGAATCATCAACAATTACATATTCATATATTTTTGGTGTGAAATTTTTGGATTTTACAAACGCACTTCTTCTGAAGGTTTCATAAATTTGTCAAATTAACTCACTTTCAGTATATTCGCCTTTTGGATCATCGCCGAATAACTTAGATAAACGACCATTTAGTCCATTAATTTGTGGACTACCATACTTAGATGATTTAAATTTTGTGTTGTCAATAATCCCTTTATATTTCTCTACTTTCATTTTGTATTCTTTAAATGTAGTTTCTAGCATAGTTAATTCATTTAATTTATCATTGTCACTTATTTGTTTATTTTTAATTTCTTCAACTTTTGATTTTAAATATTGTTTTGTTGGTGTATTTGGATCGGGAAAAGGAATTTCGACAACTAATGAATTTAACTTTTGTACTTTTTCATCAACAGTCATTACTTTAGGAGGCATTTGTTCTTTTCCGTCTTTAGGTGTAGTGTCTTTACCTTCATTTTCTTTGCCCTTTTCTGGTTCTGTTTTTCCATTATTATCTTTACTGGTTGAGTCTTCGTTTTTTCCTTGATTTGAACTATCGGTTTCACCTGGTTTTTTATTTGGATTATCCTTACCATCATTTTTTGGTTTATTTTCAGGGGATGGTTTTGACTCAATTTTATCTTTTATAGTTTTTAAATCATTATATGAATTTGCAGTTTCAATTTCTTTTTTTAATTCTTCTTTTTTGGTGTTATCTATAATTGCTTCAATAGCTGTTTGAACTTCTTCTTTGTATTTATTTAATTCTTCAATTGCAGATGTTTTAGCTGAATTTAATTCCTCAATAGTTGCATTTTCTTTATCAATAATTGCTTTTAATTCAGTATACTTTTTGTGCCCTTGAAGTTTTTCAACTTCTGCTAAAGCTTCATTTTTAATAGTTGCTAGGTCTTTTGAATCACTAGTTCCTGGGGCTGGAGTTTCTTCTTTTTCTACTTTTGTTTTAGCACAAGCAACCACACTAGCACCAATTAATGTTGAAATTGATAATAATCCAAGACCACTAAAAATTTTCTTGTATTTATTCATTATTCTCCTTAATACTTAAAAATTGTTAAAAATACTTAATATAGATTTAATAATTAGTTATGTATGTAGTACGATAAAATTTTAGTGATCAATCATTGTAAAAATTTATCAATTTACTTTACAAAACGAACAAGTTCCTTTTTTTTTTTTTTTTTTAGCAAAGTGTAGTAAAATGTTGAATTTAACTTTAAAATCTATATTTAAGTATAAAAAAGCAACAAAAACTTACATATTTTTACTATTTAATAATGTATAATTTTAAATGTAAAAAATATTTTTCTATAATTTTATATAAAAAGAGCATGATTAAAATGCTCTTTAAATTATTATCTATGCTTTATTAAGCATTTTTTTAATTTGAAGCTCCTTGTGATGAAAAAGGTTTTTTATCTTCATCTTGAGCATTTTTTTAAAATTAAATTTAACTTTTTAACATTTTCAATTAATTATTCAATATTCTTACCATGATTTTGCGATTGATTAT
This DNA window, taken from Mycoplasmopsis cynos, encodes the following:
- a CDS encoding IdeS/Mac family cysteine endopeptidase (This family includes IgM or IgG-cleaving cysteine proteases.) gives rise to the protein MSPDKKNDNSQLKNSHSSNSTDSNTTPKLKSPIVEERGLGSSKKPQSPSKDIHKQQDNRVPDETKNPNDLNTTPSIENSKKTIEINQEFWNKHPALLTQKKRAKYSLFLDGVKFDANAFKNIENSGWRYTKERQPDDWWYDINKDFDRDDNALCAGITSANWLHYWLRQNKKYVDDYLKDSSKGFYDVVENGTTKKQFDLRELMKYYEDNSANKSYKVWKSNMFEFFKFRYKSTFVNPNMLVDHYLNGYSYNAAKDKFGGSNTESKYKIPELHKSFFGDVFGKHILTKKTNVSHTWQKETFSKTLIDALVKNKPLGISHNNKFSKRTTGHIINVWGADFDENYNVVGLYITNSDDPKSTYKLKDDTKERLSNVVYYNVWYNNDKKVISVGQSDEENSGADLWDLYSVDLGQEYFEAYFKSLKDN
- a CDS encoding ribose-phosphate pyrophosphokinase, whose protein sequence is MDKKNTVLFGMANSLSLANEVSKILNIKLSKIERTVYADGEVMLVSEPTVRDKETFIIASTSRPVNENIMELLLFIDSLKRASAKSINVILSYYGYARQDRKASGRQPIGAKLVADLLEKAGATKITCVDLHNPSIQGFFNVPVDDLKGQYPIAKALKETGEKFTVVSPDHGGTVRARKLAELIADTVQICIIDKRRIGVNQTEVMGILGNIENQNAVIIDDIIDTGGTILKAVETLKANGAKKVIVAATHGIFTKGFEIFENHPDVDRVIVTNSIDNTENVKKFKKLQIVSLGDFLAKVINASLKKTSISQIYIDYKKEI
- a CDS encoding endonuclease; the protein is MKINLKRSFFALGIACSSILLPIITFACTIKDTNNQKDALIYNKWENAFELINEDNFGSHFDLIYNNISSKNKNSKLLQKYQDFFSFKGSGELNKDSQNKNYLFKLKDDLKPIDEIEFIEQKNKKIYLKYEYNENTRTLIIKYRVKNINKEFQQKLTIPKNNDNIINKQNKLKNNKQSDVSKIIKKAPINYQYDSSNNYYAELEGKKGQKLFEAIINLQTKNNKKLKTLSYNKLPEFYNKYDAFKDKYYEKDGTLLDIYSENPYGKDPYEYKTYIKGSGTNEGDGTNREHIIPQSWFNKAEPIRHDAHFVWPTDIKVNNIRSNWPHGNVVNPTNTTKNLSKLGKDQNNQVVFEPIDEFKGDIARAYLYFLITYAKDKINYKNSIYTNAFPYIKKEFLNTYLNWNIQDKVDAWDIHRNNVIFQYQGNRNPFIDYPNLSNSLFGENLVPFHNLGVLKDIT
- a CDS encoding DNA gyrase/topoisomerase IV subunit B: MENKYTADSIKQLKGLEAVRKRPGMYIGSTDVYGLHHLLWEIVDNSIDEALAGYANKIIVKLRKDGSVLVSDNGRGIPVEKAKNENKTAVEIVFTQLHAGGKFDSNTYKSSGGLHGVGSSVTNAFSTKLIATIARNGKLYQTEFEQDKIITRTHEIGTSKSTGTTVEFWPDYKLFKKAKLSFERISERLQESSFLISDLLIILIDEETNQEKKFQYKNGLETFLDFLNNSKTNVSNPISYNDTKRNIEVSFSFQWCDTYNEELILSFVNNVKTKDGGTHVLGAKNAFNKIFNLYAHREGVLKGNNSFDISDILEGLTCILSVKIPENLLEFVSQTKDKLGTPEAKIVVEEIISLYLEKWIQDNKKIAKVVLTKIKKAYDVRIETKKKRDEARTSKKTLTEKKIISDKLTPATSKKAAERELFLVEGDSAGGSAKSGRDRNFQAILPLRGKVINSEKTSLTELLKNEEISTIVNAIGAGIGKDFDINKSQYGKIVIMTDADTDGAHIQCLLLTFFYRYMKPLIENGRVYIAIPPLYKLTNKSKKTVQYVWDDEELREILQNQRQSLEIQRYKGLGEMNADQLWETTMNPETRTLIRTTVDDASLAERRVSTLMSNDSSKRKEWIDKNIDFDDYDDYLEKFAR
- the pyk gene encoding pyruvate kinase, whose amino-acid sequence is MKITDKRTKLVATIGPSSDNYEVLRQLVENGVTTIRANFSHGSHEEQENKFNLAKRVSKDLNIPISLMLDTKGPEIRIGKMKDGKQKVEANTIILIHTTPEKFQTLEGTSTEISVAYDMAKDLEVGNQVLIDDGKLSTVVIEVGKGYVKVKAENTHVLKTNKRVNLPGVDFTLPFLAQKDIDDVLFGIKQGINYVAASFVNTAKNVKELRKLLNDNGGSHIQIISKIESHLGCMNIDEIIEASDGIMVARGDLGLEIPYYDVPYYQKQMIRKCREAGKLVIVATQMLDSMENSPHPTRAEVTDVYYAVELGADSTMLSGESANGLFPVEAVKTMTAISKRAEKDFYSRNYYERQLEKVWSKEQQDDKRSKIAYEVARKAKEGEYKYIVVLSRTGELLKRVAKFRPNSIVIGILENEKLLGGFGAYSSVFVSVDSKKLFSLIASDAKNAVEALKPYGIQEGDKFFVVENEKFSEQTVK